The genomic region AAAACGTTAGCAGAATACGGCAGCGATGTCATTGCCATTGATAAAAGCGAAGAAAACGTCAACCGCATCCAGCCTTTTGTAACCAAAGGGATTATCGGTGACTTTACAGATATGGAACTACTGCGAACGGTTGGTTTGGAAGATTGTGATGCTGTTATAATTGCGACCGGGACAAACTTAGAAGCAAGTGTTTTAGGGGTTTTAAACTGCAAAAAATTAGGGATTAAAAAAATTATCGCAAAAGCAAAAAATAAAAATTACCGAGAAGTTTTAGAAGAAATTGGTACGACAACGGTAATTCAACCTGAAAAAGAATCGGGTTTGCGAATTGCCAAAAAGATCTTACGGACAAATATTGAAGACATTGTTCGTTTAGATGATCAAACATCCGTCGTTGAGTTTTATCCACCTGCTACTTGGGTGGGTAAAAGTCTAATTGAACTAGATTTGCGTAAGGTATACGATATTAACATCATTGGTATGCGAAAATCTAAAACAGGTAAATTACTAGTTTCCTTTGATCCTAACGATCCAGTGACAGAAGAACTTGTCTTAGTTGGGATAACAGAATCGGATACGTTTGAACAAATTGATTATTTAAATGAATTAAAATAAGTGATAACCAGGACAATTCTCTTGTCTTGGTTATTTTTTTGAGTTTATCAACGTCTTTAACAGGTTATCCACAAAAGTTATCCACATGTACACATGTTCGCCACCACATTTGGTAGTATTAAGAAATACGTACCCAGATATTGATTTTGGAAATTGCAAGCTTTATTTTTTATCCCTGACTTGTACACATCCCAAATTCACAAAACAAACGCTATTAAATAGGCTTTAAGTATTATTAATTCACAATCATTAAATAGTTATCCACAGTTATCCACAGATTTTGGGGATAAGATTTATTTTAGAAAGGGACGTCATTCACCTTTTAGAAGACTTATTGACAGGGTTAAAATAGTTTTCCCAAAACTTATCCACAAAAAAAGTAGAAACCAATTTGGTTTCTACTTTTTCCAGGTACGCGGTGCAAATAATATTAAAATAGGAAATATTTCCAACCGGCCAGCTAACATACCAAAAGATAAGATAATTTTCGATAAGTCTCCTACTTCAGCAAAACTTGAAGTGGGTCCAACAAAACCAAGGCCTGGTCCGATATTGTTAAAAACGGCCGCTACCGCACT from Jeotgalibaca dankookensis harbors:
- a CDS encoding potassium channel family protein codes for the protein MSKLIGILGLGIFGSTIAKTLAEYGSDVIAIDKSEENVNRIQPFVTKGIIGDFTDMELLRTVGLEDCDAVIIATGTNLEASVLGVLNCKKLGIKKIIAKAKNKNYREVLEEIGTTTVIQPEKESGLRIAKKILRTNIEDIVRLDDQTSVVEFYPPATWVGKSLIELDLRKVYDINIIGMRKSKTGKLLVSFDPNDPVTEELVLVGITESDTFEQIDYLNELK